The following are encoded together in the Kribbella voronezhensis genome:
- the hppD gene encoding 4-hydroxyphenylpyruvate dioxygenase, with amino-acid sequence MEIYGIDHVEMYVGDARQAAFYLAHAFGLQVHGQGGPETGLADQRSLLLRESAVQIVLTSGLAATHPAAEYVQRHGDGVAVVAMEVDNAAVAYTELLARGASSVSEPATYTDGQETTVVIAEVAGFGDVIHRLVERHGPRREFLPGAFHISEPTTGPDEKLFSEIDHLAICVPAGQLKPTTEFYEKVFGFLPIFEEYIEVAGQGMESTVVQSPSTHVTFTLIEPDETRRPGQINDFLTWHAGAGVQHIALRTSDIVEAVGTLAGRGVNFLASPATYYEALPGRVGEVETPLEDLQELGILVDKDHWGQLLQIFTESMHVRRTLFLEIIERRGAMTFGSGNIKALYEAKERELAGVEA; translated from the coding sequence ATGGAGATCTACGGGATCGACCACGTGGAGATGTACGTGGGCGACGCGAGGCAGGCGGCGTTCTACCTCGCCCACGCCTTCGGACTGCAGGTGCACGGCCAAGGAGGACCGGAGACGGGACTGGCCGACCAGCGGTCGCTGCTGCTGCGGGAGAGCGCTGTGCAGATCGTGCTGACCTCGGGGCTGGCTGCCACCCACCCGGCTGCCGAGTACGTGCAGCGACACGGTGACGGTGTCGCCGTGGTGGCGATGGAGGTCGACAACGCGGCCGTGGCCTACACGGAACTGCTGGCCCGCGGCGCTTCGTCCGTGTCGGAGCCGGCGACCTACACCGACGGCCAGGAGACCACGGTGGTGATCGCGGAGGTCGCGGGCTTCGGCGACGTGATCCACCGGCTGGTGGAGCGGCACGGCCCGCGGCGGGAGTTCCTGCCCGGCGCCTTCCACATCAGCGAGCCGACCACCGGCCCGGACGAGAAGCTGTTCAGCGAGATCGACCACCTGGCCATCTGCGTGCCGGCCGGCCAGCTGAAGCCGACCACCGAGTTCTACGAGAAGGTCTTCGGGTTCCTGCCGATCTTCGAGGAGTACATCGAGGTGGCCGGGCAGGGGATGGAGTCGACCGTCGTCCAGAGCCCGTCGACGCACGTCACCTTCACGTTGATCGAGCCGGACGAGACGCGCCGGCCGGGGCAGATCAACGACTTCCTCACCTGGCACGCGGGCGCCGGCGTACAGCACATCGCCTTGCGGACCAGCGACATCGTCGAGGCCGTCGGCACACTGGCCGGCCGCGGCGTCAACTTCCTGGCGTCCCCGGCCACGTACTACGAAGCGCTGCCGGGCCGCGTCGGCGAGGTCGAGACCCCGCTGGAAGACCTGCAGGAGCTGGGGATCCTGGTCGACAAGGACCACTGGGGCCAGCTGCTGCAGATCTTCACCGAGTCCATGCACGTCCGCCGGACGCTGTTCCTCGAGATCATCGAGCGGCGCGGCGCGATGACGTTCGGCAGCGGCAACATCAAGGCCCTGTACGAGGCGAAGGAGCGCGAGCTCGCGGGGGTGGAGGCGTGA
- a CDS encoding phytanoyl-CoA dioxygenase family protein: MSLREFTLSAEEIELLPSDEDVAFYGEHGWYLSKKLLTDDETDELVNASERYYAGERDRTLPAAPPKLAYWDPSKGDVQRHNDYVHYEHDGLAKILRKPLIGAVAARLAQVDEIRVFQSTLIYKPPVAGEPSNIVPWHFDKHYWSSSSSERMLTAFIPFHDCPPEMGTITMVDGSHRWKEIGANDTVVRHFAERDRTELEQMLAENAAYNGVDVVKVPITIPRGHINFHHCRTYHGSGANVSDRPRRAISLHLQDGANSYREFPLSDGSLATYNHDAVVRRTTDGRPDYADPDFCPTLWAQR, translated from the coding sequence GTGAGTCTGCGTGAATTCACCCTCTCCGCAGAGGAGATCGAGCTGCTGCCGTCCGACGAGGATGTCGCCTTCTACGGCGAGCACGGGTGGTACCTGTCCAAGAAGCTGCTCACCGACGACGAGACCGACGAGTTGGTGAACGCCAGCGAGCGGTACTACGCCGGCGAGCGGGACCGGACGCTCCCGGCCGCACCGCCGAAGCTCGCGTACTGGGACCCGTCCAAGGGCGATGTCCAGCGGCACAACGACTACGTGCACTACGAGCACGACGGGCTGGCGAAGATCCTGCGCAAGCCACTCATCGGGGCGGTGGCCGCGCGGCTGGCGCAGGTCGACGAGATCCGGGTCTTCCAGTCGACGCTGATCTACAAGCCGCCGGTCGCCGGTGAACCGTCGAACATCGTGCCCTGGCACTTCGACAAGCACTACTGGTCGTCCTCGTCGTCGGAGCGGATGCTGACCGCGTTCATCCCGTTCCACGACTGCCCGCCCGAGATGGGCACGATCACGATGGTCGACGGCAGCCACCGGTGGAAGGAGATCGGCGCCAACGACACCGTCGTCCGGCACTTCGCCGAGCGGGACCGGACCGAGCTGGAGCAGATGCTCGCCGAGAACGCCGCCTACAACGGCGTCGACGTGGTCAAGGTTCCGATCACGATCCCGCGCGGGCACATCAACTTCCACCACTGCCGGACGTACCACGGCAGCGGCGCCAACGTCAGCGACCGGCCGCGCCGCGCGATCTCGCTGCACCTGCAGGACGGCGCGAACTCCTACCGGGAGTTCCCGCTGTCCGACGGATCCCTGGCGACGTACAACCACGACGCCGTGGTCCGCCGGACCACCGACGGGCGGCCCGACTACGCCGACCCGGACTTCTGCCCGACGCTCTGGGCCCAGCGCTAA